One Eubalaena glacialis isolate mEubGla1 chromosome 11, mEubGla1.1.hap2.+ XY, whole genome shotgun sequence DNA segment encodes these proteins:
- the LOC133100852 gene encoding large ribosomal subunit protein uL30-like, with protein sequence MYRSNIRMARMARKAGNFYVPEEPRLALVIRIRGSSGVSPKVRKVLQLLRLLQIFSGTFVKLNEPSVNMLRLVEPHIAWGYPNLKSENELIYKFGYGKINKKGIALTDNTWIAQSLGKCGIICMEDLIHEICSVGKRFREANNFP encoded by the coding sequence ATGTACAGAAGCAATATTCGAATGGCTAGGATGGCAAGAAAAGCTGGCAACTTCTATGTGCCTGAGGAACCCAGATTGGCACTTGTCATCAGGATCAGAGGTAGCAGCGGTGTGAGCCCAAAGGTCCGAAAGGTGCTGCAGCTTCTTCGTCTCCTCCAGATCTTCAGTGGCACCTTTGTGAAGCTCAACGAGCCTTCAGTCAACATGCTGAGGCTTGTGGAACCACATATTGCATGGGGGtacccaaacctgaagtcagAAAATGAACTGATCTACAAGTTTGGCTATGGCAAAATCAACAAGAAGGGAATTGCCTTGACAGATAACACATGGATTGCTCAATCACTTGGTAAATGTGGCATCATCTGTATGGAGGATCTGATTCATGAGATCTGTTCTGTTGGAAAACGTTTCAGAGAAGCAAACAACTTCCCGTGA